In a genomic window of Lycium ferocissimum isolate CSIRO_LF1 chromosome 9, AGI_CSIRO_Lferr_CH_V1, whole genome shotgun sequence:
- the LOC132032010 gene encoding uncharacterized protein LOC132032010, whose protein sequence is MWLQKWHPDFKPEEDSPIVPVWVLLPKLPFHCHAWHYVRQIVAPVGIPLNMDAATTSRTRPGMAKKLEYESVPKFCTYCKKLGHSLGQCRFANKKKEITNEEIEQQTADTVEASKEEVIEENDKEDEREAKGRIEEKAAEVQAAKTKGEKYREKRKQRRRRNALKVKRNKGNGNNQNKEKKQLEERKAETHKEANLEKHQDSSNNNENKDKQFGTEEQNAPMEEEESQKGEYGDDRNSQIEGVSPTKDQHEKTRENQMQKSVVVITTNENEEGNRQDISEPTNPPIKTHNIFQSIANDTGQLDDEIDQGQDTENTISEEMVPGENHTLIMQKEVNDTIMFRASTEKSVTGSSNHNKEEDEEEQFKEDRAVEQTQEDSFSEEEVADSLINAYAQEPAIITEVENQFKEVIEKGNLSPKGTEFLKGKKNKKPSSSTPAVITRDRGRGSKKHQ, encoded by the exons ATGTGGCTCCAGAAGTGGCATCCAGACTTCAAACCAGAAGAAGACTCCCCAATTGTTCCAGTCTGGGTACTACTTCCTAAGCTCCCTTTTCATTGTCATGCTTGGCACTACGTGAGACAAATAGTAGCACCTGTAGGAATCCCACTTAACATGGATGCTGCTACTACTAGTAGAACTAGACCAGGAATGGCCAAG AAACTGGAATATGAGAGTGTTCCAAAGTTTTGTACGTACTGTAAAAAACTAGGACATTCCCTAGGTCAATGCAGATTTGccaacaagaaaaaagagattACTAATGAGGAGATTGAGCAGCAAACAGCAGACACAGTAGAGGCAAGTAAAGAAGAAGTCATTGAGGAAAATGACAAGGAAGATGAAAGGGAGGCAAAAGGTCGGATTGAAGAAAAAGCAGCTGAAGTGCAAGCAGCTAAAACCAAAGGAGAGAAATACAGGgagaagagaaaacaaaggagaAGGAGAAATGCACTGAAAGTGAAGAGAAACAAGGGCAATGGAAATAACCAAaacaaggaaaagaaacaaCTAGAGGAAAGGAAGGCTGAAACACATAAAGAGGccaatttggaaaaacaccaggACAGTAGCAATAACAATGAGAATAAAGACAAGCAATTTGGAACTGAGGAACAAAACGCACCCATGGAGGAAGAAGAGAGTCAGAAAGGGGAATATGGGGATGACAGGAACTCACAAATCGAAGGAGTAAGTCCCACAAAAGACCAACATGAGAAGACAAGGGAGAATCAGATGCAAAAATCTGTGGTAGTGATAACTACTAATGAGAATGAGGAGGGTAATAGGCAAGATATAAGTGAGCCTACCAACCCTCCAATCAAGACTCACAACATTTTTCAAAGTATAGCTAATGACACTGGCCAACTGGATGATGAAATCGATCAAGGACAAGACACTGAAAATACCATATCAGAAGAGATGGTTCCAGGAGAAAATCATACTTTAATTATGCAGAAGGAGGTGAATGATACAATTATGTTTAGAGCCTCCACAGAGAAATCAGTGACAGGCTCTAGTAATCACAATAAAGAGGAGGATGAGGAAGAGCAATTCAAAGAAGACAGGGCAGTAGAGCAAACGCAAGAAGACAGTTTTTCTGAGGAAGAAGTTGCTGATAGCTTAATAAATGCCTATGCTCAAGAACCTGCAATTATAACAGAGGTGGAGAATCAGTTCAAAGAAGTCATAGAAAAAGGAAATCTATCTCCTAAAGGAACTGAATTCCTAAAgggaaagaaaaacaaaaagccAAGTTCCTCAACTCCTGCAGTGATTACCAGAGACAGGGGTAGAGGATCAAAGAAACATCAATGA